GGGGCAGGATCTGCTGAAGCCGGATGTCTCGGCCGAGAAACTGCGCCGCCAGAAGATCCAAATCGTGTTCCAGAATCCTTACGGATCGCTCAACCCGCGCAAGAAGGTCGGGCAGATCCTCGAGGAGCCGCTGTTGATCAATACCCCGCTCAGCGCCGCCGAACGGCGGGAAAAAGCGCTGGAGATGATGGCGAAGGTCGGCCTGAAGACCGAGCATTACGACCGCTACCCGCACATGTTCTCCGGCGGCCAGCGTCAGCGTATCGCCATCGCCCGCGGGTTGATGCTGAACCCGGACGTGGTGATCGCCGATGAGCCGGTGTCGGCGTTGGACGTGTCGGTACGCGCTCAGGTGCTGAACCTGATGATGGATCTGCAGCAGGAGCTGGGGCTGTCCTACGTGTTCATCTCGCACGATCTGTCGGTGGTGGAACACATCGCCGACGAGGTGATGGTGATGTACCTTGGCCGCTGCGTGGAAAAGGGCAGCAAAGAGGCGATCTTCAACAATCCGCGCCATCCGTACACTCAGGCGCTGTTGTCGGCGACGCCGCGATTGAACCCGGATATGCGCCGCGAGCGCATCAAGCTGACCGGCGAACTGCCCAGCCCGATGAATCCGCCGCCGGGTTGCGCATTCAATGCTCGCTGCCGCCGCGCCTTCGGTACCTGCGTGCAGCTGCAACCGCAGCTGAAACAGTACGGAGAGCAGATGGTGGCCTGTTTTGCGGTCGATCAGGACGAACATCCGGGGACGTAAAGCGTAGGATTTCTCCGCGTAAACCAAACGCCGGCATAGCGCCGGCGTTTTTTATTCTTCAATCAATAGGTTAGTCAGCAACGATCGCGACAGCCCATCTTTTAAATTATGTTCTTAACGTCATTCCGAAAGGGGGTTATTTTTTTAAGAATCTTCGTATGAGAATAATAATAGAATTTAACGGTTTGTTGTTAATAACATTCTGTCGGTCGAGCGGCTTCGCTATTTTTATTATGAAAAACCAATAAAAAAGCACGCCGCGGCGTGCTTTGGGTGGATGAGGCCGCGCTTATTGCGGATAAGGCACCCAGTCACCGCCGTTCAGGCGAATGTAGGGCTTGCCCTGATACTGCATCACGATGGCGTTGTCGTTTTCGGAGATGACCGGGGTCTGCGGCAGCCCCTGGGTCAGCGCCTGCCAGTCGACGCTGGGCTCGCTGAAGACCTTGCCGTCCACCAGGCGCGACACCAGTTCAGACAGCGCCAGGTAGCTGCTCGGCGTTTTGATTTGCAGCGGGCTGCCCTGATGCGGCGCCTTCATGCCCACCAGTTTGATGCCGACCGGCGTATGGGTGATGTTCGGGCTGGGAATATCGCGCAGGCCGGACATCTGCATTTTGTCGCCCACCAACGCCGCGCCGTGCTCCGGCACGATCACCACCACCACTTTGCGGCCGGATTTCTCCAACTGGTCGAGGAAGGTGTTCAGCTGATCGAACAGCTTCTGCGCACGCGGCTGATAGTCGGCGCTCTTGTTGGAGCCGACGAAGCGGTTGCCGTCGTGCAGCGGAATGATGTTGAAGAAGGTGGCGGTGCGGCCGTCACCGCCTTTTTGCTGCTGCTCCAGCCAGCGGGTCAGCAATTCGAGATCGTTATAAATCGGCTCGCCGTCGAACGACGTCAGCTCATTGCCGATGCCGGCCTGTGACATCAGCGGTGCCTGCATGTCGCCCTGTTCACGCAGCTCTTTCAGGAAGTTGCCGAACACCCCGGAGTGATCGAGCATCAGCTGTTCCTTGAAGCCGAGCTTCGCCAGGTTGTCGAACAGGTAACACTGCTGGTTCACCGGTTGATACAGATCGTGATGCGAAAGCTGGCCGCAGCTGGCGCGCAGCAGGCGGATGGCCGCCGGGCCACTGTAGGCGGTGGCCGAGTTGAAGCTGTCGAACATGATGTCCATTTTCGACCACAGCGGGTGATTCTGCAGGTTGACCGCTTCCATATCGGCCCAGGCCAGCGAACAGATGTTGATCACCAGCAGATCGAACGGCTGGGCGTCGGCGGGCAAAGTGGCCGGGAATGCGGTGGCGCGGCCCTTTTCCCGCTCGTAGAACTGGTTCAGGTAGGCCGTCAGGTTGGCGCTGGTCGGCGGCAGGCTGTCTGCCGGCGCCGCGTCCCCGGCCGCCGGCGCCGACGTGGCCGGCGTATTGGCGCCGCCGGCCGAGGCCGTGGAGGTGGCGGGCAGCAGTGAGACCGCCGGCCCGGCGACGTTGACGATATTGAGCCACACCAGCGCCGCCACGGTGAACACCGTCACGCGCACCCACTGCGCGACGAACAGGTAGGCGATAAGCAACACGAAGGCCGCGCCGACCATCTGCCAGTTGATAAAGCGGTTGATCAGCTCCAGCAGATATTGGGCGCTGAAGCCGGCCAGCTGCGAGCCCTGGCTGAGAATGCTGTTGATGCCCGGCAGCCAGGTGTCGTGGTAGAACAGCGCGATGCCGATCGGGATAGCGAGGTAATGGCGCCAGCGGTGCAGGCGCTGCGACGGGATCGGCATCAGCAGAAATGCCATGAACACCAGGTTCGGCAGCGCGTGGAAATTCAGGTAGCCGAACCACAGCAGGGCGAATTTGGCCAGGAAGTAGAGGTTCCAGCCGCCCAGCCCGCGCCAGTAGCGCCACAGAGCGTTATCGGATTGCGTCTTCGAGTTTGGATTCATGGCTGCTTCTTACGTTTAATCTGAGATGAGGAGCCTGTGCGCACCCACAAACCGGCGGATTTCAAATAGCGCGGCGATAACAACAGGTTTTGCCAGTATTGACGCAAATGCGGAAAACGCCGGTGAAAGGCGTAGCCCAGCGGAATGAAGATCAGCGCGCACAGCAGGATCAGTTGCAGGATGTCGTTAAGGTTCAGCATGCGGTTCCTCCTGCGGGCCGAGCGGCAGCGTGAAGGCGACCGGCTGCCGCCGTTCTGTGGGTACCTCGGCAGCCGCCGCGCTGGGGCGCGGTGCGGCGCCGGCGGTGCCGGTAGCCGAAATCTGCCAGCGCCCCTGGGCCATGCGTTTGATTTCCGAAATGATATCGACGTCCTGGTGCCACACCACCCGATTGCTGAAGGCTTCATCCACCGGCAGGCGGAAGATGAACTTCAGCGCCGTATCCAAATCGTTGATGCGGCAGGTGGAGAGGAACAGCACCAGCCGCCCCTGCACCACGGTCATCACGTCGCCGAAGCGCCGCAGGTGGCAAAGGGTCATCGCCTGTTCGGCGCGCAGGCCGGTGGCCGGTCGCAGCGCCACCATCACGCCTTTGCCGTCCTCGGGCAGCAGCGTGTTGCCCATCAGCGACAGCACCGCCTGGCTGAACGGTTCCGGCCGCATATAGCCTTTGAGCTGCAGCGGGCGCAAGCCGGCCAGCAACGCACCGATGTCGGCGGGCACATGGCGCGAGAAACGCTGCCCCTGTATGCCCTCGAGCATGGTCAGAAAACGCGACAGCGGCGCGACGTGCGGCACGATCAGGTTGGCGCCGCAAGCCAGCAGCAGCCGTTCATCGCTGTAGCGCAGACTGGCGCTCATCTCGCGCACCGCGATTTTCAGGCCGCTGCCGCGGCTGCGGCGCAGGGTGTGGATCTGGTGCGCCAGGTGATCGATTTGGTCGCTTTGGTACAGCGCGAAAATCAACGTCGCCGAGAGTCTCAGCATGCCGTGTTGCGCCAGTTCGTCGTTGCTCTCCAGCAGCTGCCAGTTGGCGGACAGCGGTGGCGCGCCTTCCAGGATGCTGCGCTCGGCCAGATACAGGCCTTCGTCGCTGCGCAAAGCGGTGGGAGAGGGTTGGCTATTTTCATCTTCGCCCTGCCAGCCGCCTTCCGCGGCGTACAGCGTCAGCAGCTGATTGGCGTTGATGCCGTTTTCGGTGCTCCACCAGTTCACCAGGTATTGCGCGCTGTCCTGCTGCCATTGCAGGCTGGACAGGCCGTTCAGGATGCGATGCTGCGCGCTGAGCTGCCCTTTGAGCTTATTGATGCCGCCGCCGTGGCTGAGGATCAATAGCGTACACCCCTGTCGCCGCAGCCAGGCGGCGAGGGTTCGGGTCCACTCGCGCAGCTCTTCGGTGGTGAAGGTTTGCCACAGGCTGGCGTGGGCCAGCAGGATAAGTAAGCGATTTTGCGGCCGCAGGGCGCGCATCAGATCGTCGCTCAGCTGCGTCAGCGCGGCTTTTTTCTCTGGTAATTGATAGAGCGGCAGCTTCTGCAAAGCAGGCGAAGCCAGCTCGGCCAGCAAGCGATCGGGCTTGTCGCCGCTGCAGATCAGGGCGACTTTGTTGGTGGCCGGCTGGGCGGCGATGGCCTGGCGACACAGCAGCGCGGCGTCGCTTTGCCTGTCGATATTGATCCAATAAAGCCCGGGGGCCTGCATCACCGACAGCTCTTCCCAAATCTGCCGAATGCCTAGAGAAAAAGAGTGCGCCATAGGATGTGTTCTACTTTCGTTGAAAGCCGACTAAAGGCGTTTATATTTAAAGATAGCCATTTTTACTCTGGCAATAACAAATCTCCGACGCTCAGCAACAATATTTGTTGAGAATCATCTTATTGCCTCTCTCTTTTTATATCGTTGCTATAGTTAATTAACATAGCCTATTTTCGCCGAGGCGGAAGAATGAATGACGCACCCACCCATTTTCGTGCAGCGGTGCCTGGGGAGAGCCAGGATGACCTGCAGGCGCTCAGCCAGGCTTTTTCATTGCCGAAATTAAGCTATGTCGATATTTCGCGGCAGGAGCGGTTAACGCAAATGATGACGCGCTGGCCACTGTTGGCCGAATTGGCGCAGACCACGGGGAGCCACTGATCTATGCCGGTGATCGCGCTGCAAGGGTTGCGGGGTGGAATGGGGACGACGTCGGTCACGGCGGCGCTCGCCTGGGCGTTGCAGCAGCTGGGTGAGTCGGTGTTGGCGATCGATTTCACGCCGGATAATCTGCTGCGCCTGCATTTCAACACGCCGTTCGAGCTGGCGCGCGGCTGGGCCCGCGCGGAACAGGACGGCGGACGCTGGCAGGAAGGCGCACTGCGTTATTGCGAAAACCTCGACTTTCTGCCCTTTGGCCGTCTGAATGCGGCGGAACGGCTGGAAGTACAGCGTCAGTGTCAGCAACAGCCGGAACGCTGGCGCGACAATGTGCGCCAACTGATCGCCGGCGATCCGCAGCGCTGGATCCTGCTGGATGTCCCGGTCGGGGACGGCGTTTTGGCGCAGCAGGCGCTGCAGCTTGCCGACAGCGTGTTCGTGCTGTTGAACCCCGATGCCAACTGCCAGGTACGGCTCCATCAGCAGACGCTGCCGAACGACTGCCGTTTCCTGGTCAATCACTACTCCTCCGCCAGCCAGCTGCAGCAGGATCTGCATCAGCTGTGGCTGCAAACCCTGAGCGGTCTGCTGCCGGTGGTGATCCATCGCGACGAAGCGTTGGCGGAAGCGCTGGCGGTCAAACAGCCGTTGGGCGAGTACCGCCCCGAGAGTCTGGCGGCGGATGAAGTGCTGACGCTGGCCAACTGGTGCCTGATCAACCTCAAACGGGGCGTTGCGCCATGAGCCGGGTGCTGAGCCTGCTGCTGGTGCCGCCGGTGCGTCAGGCTGTGCAGGCGCGCTATCGCGGCTATCGCCGCAACGGTGCGTCGGTGTTGACCGCCTTTTTCACCACGTTGTTGGTGGCGTTGGGCTGGCTGCTGCTGCGCTTCGAATCGCCGGCCTGGCAGCGCGTACGCGCCGGCCGCGCTTATTGGTTCCCGCATCTGTCCGCTGAACGCCCGCGCCCGGCGGATGCGCTGCGTTATCTGCTGCAGGGGCTGTGGCTGCTGCTGTTTCGCAGCGGCCGCGCGCCGGTGCAGCGCGATTATTTCGCCGGTTGGCGCCGCCTGCAGCAGCGCTATGCCGACTGGCTGCAGGACCTGCCGCAACGGCTGAAGAACGCCGGCGTTGAGCAGCGCTCGGTGGAGCGCCTCGGCCGCATGAGCCGCGGCATGCGGCGCGCGCTGTTTATTCTGGTCAGCGTGCTGGCGGCGATCCTCGCCATGCTGTGCATCTCGCAACCGTTCGATCTGCCGGCGCAGTTCGTGTTTGTCCTGCTGCTGTGGGGGATCGCGATGGTGGTGCGTCGGGTGCCGGGGCGCTTGCCGGGGTTGATGCTGATCGTGCTGTCGCTGACCGTATCCTGTCGCTACCTGTGGTGGCGCTATACCGCCACGCTGAACTGGGACGATCCGCTTAGCCTGGTGTGTGGCCTGTTGCTGCTGGTGGCAGAAACCTACGCCTGGGTGGTGCTGGTGCTGGGCTATTTCCAGACCGTCTGGCCGCTTAACCGCCAGCCGGTGCCGCTGCCCGCCGACAGCGCCACCTGGCCGACCATCGATCTGATGGTGCCGACCTACAACGAAGATCTCGGGGTGGTGAAGCCCACCATCTACGCGGCGCTGGGCATCGACTGGCCGAAAGAGAAGGTGAACATCTATATCCTCGATGACGGCAACCGCCCCGAATTCCGCGCGTTCGCCGCCGAAGTGGGGGTGAAATACATCGCCAGGCCGACCCACGAACACGCCAAGGCCGGCAACATCAACAATGCGCTGAAGCAGGCTACCGGCGAGTTCGTGGCGATTTTCGACTGCGACCACGTGCCGACGCGCTCCTTCCTGCAGCTGACCATGGGCTGGTTCTTCAAAGACAAAAAGCTGGCGATGCTGCAGACCCCGCACCACTTCTTCTCGCCGGATCCGTTCGAGCGCAACCTCGGCCGCTTCCGCCAGACGCCCAACGAGGGCACCTTGTTCTACGGGCTGGTGCAAGACGGCAACGACATGTGGGACGCCACCTTCTTCTGCGGCTCTTGCGCCATCCTGCGCCGCAGCGCGCTGGACGAGATAGGCGGCATCGCGGTGGAAACCGTCACCGAAGACGCCCATACCTCGCTGCGTTTGCACCGGCGCGGGCACACCTCGGCCTATATCCGCATTCCGCAGGCCGCCGGGTTGGCGACCGAAAGCCTGTCGGCGCACATTGGCCAGCGTATTCGCTGGGCGCGCGGCATGGTGCAGATCTTCCGGCTGGATAACCCGCTGCTCGGCAAGGGGCTGAAGCTGGCGCAGCGTCTGTGCTACGCCAACGCCATGCTGCACTTCCTGTCGGGCATTCCGCGACTGATCTTCCTCACCGCGCCGCTGGCGTTTTTGCTGCTGCATGCCTACATCATCTTCGCACCGGCGCTGGCGATCGCGCTTTATGTGTTGCCGCACATGATCCACGCCAGCCTGACCAACTCGCGTATCCAGGGGAAATACCGCCATTCGTTCTGGAGCGAAATCTATGAAACGGTGCTGGCCTGGTATATCGCGCGGCCGACGACGGTGGCGTTGTTCAATCCGCACAAGGGCAAATTCAACGTCACCGCCAAGGGCGGGCTGGTGGAGGAGGAACACGTCGACTGGGTGATCACCCGGCCTTACATGTTCCTGGTGGTCCTGAACCTGGCGGGGTTGGCGTTTGGCGTCTGGCGGTTGGCCTATGGCCCGACGGACGAGGTGATGACGGTGATCATCAGCCTGGTGTGGGTGCTGTACAACATGACGATTCTCGGCGGCGCGGTGGCGGTGGCGGTGGAGGCCAAGCAGGTGCGTCAGGCGCACCGCGTGGAAATCGCCATGCCGGCGGCGATCGCGCGCGCCGACGGTCATCTGTATCCCTGCACGCTGCGCGATTACTCCGACGGCGGCGTGGGCATTGAGATGCGGGTGGAAAACGCGTTGAAGGACGGCGACAAACTCTCGCTGCTGCTCAAGCGCGGCCAGCAAGAGTACAGCTTCCCCTGCGTGGTGACGCGCGCCTTTGGCAACAAGGTGGGGGTGCGCCTGGTCGACCTCTCCACCCGTGAACACATCGATTTCATTCAGTGCACCTTCGCCCGCGCCGATACCTGGGCGCTGTGGCAGGACGGGTTCCCTGAAGACCGGCCGATAGAAAGCTTGCGCGACGTGCTGGCGCTGGGTTTCCGAGGGTATGTGCGCATGGCGGATTACGCGCCGCCGCTGGTGCGCGGTCTGCTGGTCGGGGTCACTTCGCTGACCGCCTGGGTAGTGTCGTTTATTCCGCGCGGCGTCGGCAGGGATCCGACCTTGGGTCAACAAGAAACAGTGGGTTAGCTGCGAGTTCAACCGCCCGCTCACTCGCCCGGTGAACAGGCTCCAACATTGATGATGATACGATGACGAGAAAAATAACCTGGTTAACTGCTCTGGCCTTAGGCATCAGCACCCTGTCGCAGGCCGAAACCGCCACCGCGCCGACCGTGGCGGCCCAGCCGCCGATCGCCGCCGCGGCCGATACGGCGACCGCACCACCGCCGGCCGCCGTACCGCAGGATCCGAATGCGCCGGTGCGCGACGTGTCGCTGCCGTTTGCGCAGATAGCGCCGCCGCCGGGCACCTTTATTCTGCGCGGCACCCGGCCGGACGGGCAGATCGAATTCGGCGTACGCAGCGATGAGGTGGTCTCGCAGGCGATGCTTGATATGGAATTTACGCCGTCGCCGGCGCTGATCCCGGTGGAGTCGCACGTCAAGATTTACCTGAACGACGAGCTGATGGGGGTGACCACCATCGCCAAGGAGCAGCTGGGCAAGCCCAATCGTATCCAAATGGCGATCGATCCGCGTTATATCACCGATTTTAACCGTGTCAGACTGGTGTTCGTCGGCCATTATCAGAACATCTGCGAAAACCCGGCCAGCACTTCGCTGTGGCTCGACGTCAGCAAATCCAGCGCGCTGAAGCTGCGTTTCCAGACGCTGCCGGTGAAAAACGAGCTGTCGCATTTCCCTGAGCCATTCTTCGACAGACGCGATAATCGGCCGCTGACGTTGCCGATGGTGTTCGCCGGCGAGCCGGATCTGGCCCAGCAGCGCGCGGCGGGCATTTTGGCTTCCTGGTTCGGCAGCAAGGCGCAGTGGCGCGGGCAATCCTTCCCGACGCTGTACAACGCGCTGCCGACGCAGCACGCGGTGGTGTTCGCCACCAACCAGCAGCGTCCGGATTTCCTGCGCGATTATCCGGCGGTCAACGGCCCGACGGTGGAGATGATCAGCCACCCCGACAATCCGTACGTCAAACTGCTGCTGATTCAGGGGCGTGACGATAATGATTTGATCACTGCGGTGAAGGGTATCGCGCAAGGCAACATCCTGTTCCGCGGGCAGAACGTGACGGTGGACAAGGTGGAGCAGCTGGCGCCGCGGCAGCCTTACGACGCGCCGAACTGGGTGCGCACCGATCGGCCGATGACCTTCGGCGAACTGCAGCAATACGCCGAACAGCTGCAAACCAGCGGCATCGAGCCTGGCCCGATCTCGCTGACCATGAATCTGCCGCCGGACCTGTTCCTGATCCGCAGCACCGGCATCGACATGCATCTGAAATACCGTTATACCGCGCCGCGCATTCAGGACGGCTCGCGGCTGAGCGTCAGCCTGAACAA
The sequence above is drawn from the Serratia sp. FDAARGOS_506 genome and encodes:
- the bcsR gene encoding cellulose biosynthesis protein BcsR → MNDAPTHFRAAVPGESQDDLQALSQAFSLPKLSYVDISRQERLTQMMTRWPLLAELAQTTGSH
- the bcsB gene encoding cellulose biosynthesis cyclic di-GMP-binding regulatory protein BcsB: MTRKITWLTALALGISTLSQAETATAPTVAAQPPIAAAADTATAPPPAAVPQDPNAPVRDVSLPFAQIAPPPGTFILRGTRPDGQIEFGVRSDEVVSQAMLDMEFTPSPALIPVESHVKIYLNDELMGVTTIAKEQLGKPNRIQMAIDPRYITDFNRVRLVFVGHYQNICENPASTSLWLDVSKSSALKLRFQTLPVKNELSHFPEPFFDRRDNRPLTLPMVFAGEPDLAQQRAAGILASWFGSKAQWRGQSFPTLYNALPTQHAVVFATNQQRPDFLRDYPAVNGPTVEMISHPDNPYVKLLLIQGRDDNDLITAVKGIAQGNILFRGQNVTVDKVEQLAPRQPYDAPNWVRTDRPMTFGELQQYAEQLQTSGIEPGPISLTMNLPPDLFLIRSTGIDMHLKYRYTAPRIQDGSRLSVSLNNQFVQAYSLVPEHEQGAQLLRLPLTQGLLDSDKNVNIPALRLGATNQLRFDFDYTTLLASGAEGRCETYSFTQNHAVIDGASTIDFSGYRHFMAMPDLRAFANAGFPFSRLADLSQTLVLVNQKPQPAQVSALLNALGVIGAQTGYPALAFTLSDDWSQAKDRDDDILMVGTIPPELRDDKKISLLVDATQSWVKQPTRQPPLPSAEVRAEDTRPDSKTTVSSEGAMSAIIGVQSPFNDQRSIVALLADSPRGYELLNDALLDSGKRAAVFGSVAVIRESGVNSLRVGDIYYVGHLPWWERLWYALSTHPVLLAVIAVVLVVILGLMLWRGLKAFSRRRLAPEDRD
- the dppF gene encoding dipeptide ABC transporter ATP-binding subunit DppF, which gives rise to MSQNQPLLQAIDLKKHYPVKKGLFAPERLVKALDGVSFTLERGKTLAVVGESGCGKSTLGRLLTMIEVPTGGELYYQGQDLLKPDVSAEKLRRQKIQIVFQNPYGSLNPRKKVGQILEEPLLINTPLSAAERREKALEMMAKVGLKTEHYDRYPHMFSGGQRQRIAIARGLMLNPDVVIADEPVSALDVSVRAQVLNLMMDLQQELGLSYVFISHDLSVVEHIADEVMVMYLGRCVEKGSKEAIFNNPRHPYTQALLSATPRLNPDMRRERIKLTGELPSPMNPPPGCAFNARCRRAFGTCVQLQPQLKQYGEQMVACFAVDQDEHPGT
- the bcsG gene encoding cellulose biosynthesis protein BcsG, with the protein product MNPNSKTQSDNALWRYWRGLGGWNLYFLAKFALLWFGYLNFHALPNLVFMAFLLMPIPSQRLHRWRHYLAIPIGIALFYHDTWLPGINSILSQGSQLAGFSAQYLLELINRFINWQMVGAAFVLLIAYLFVAQWVRVTVFTVAALVWLNIVNVAGPAVSLLPATSTASAGGANTPATSAPAAGDAAPADSLPPTSANLTAYLNQFYEREKGRATAFPATLPADAQPFDLLVINICSLAWADMEAVNLQNHPLWSKMDIMFDSFNSATAYSGPAAIRLLRASCGQLSHHDLYQPVNQQCYLFDNLAKLGFKEQLMLDHSGVFGNFLKELREQGDMQAPLMSQAGIGNELTSFDGEPIYNDLELLTRWLEQQQKGGDGRTATFFNIIPLHDGNRFVGSNKSADYQPRAQKLFDQLNTFLDQLEKSGRKVVVVIVPEHGAALVGDKMQMSGLRDIPSPNITHTPVGIKLVGMKAPHQGSPLQIKTPSSYLALSELVSRLVDGKVFSEPSVDWQALTQGLPQTPVISENDNAIVMQYQGKPYIRLNGGDWVPYPQ
- the bcsF gene encoding cellulose biosynthesis protein BcsF — protein: MLNLNDILQLILLCALIFIPLGYAFHRRFPHLRQYWQNLLLSPRYLKSAGLWVRTGSSSQIKRKKQP
- the bcsA gene encoding UDP-forming cellulose synthase catalytic subunit yields the protein MSRVLSLLLVPPVRQAVQARYRGYRRNGASVLTAFFTTLLVALGWLLLRFESPAWQRVRAGRAYWFPHLSAERPRPADALRYLLQGLWLLLFRSGRAPVQRDYFAGWRRLQQRYADWLQDLPQRLKNAGVEQRSVERLGRMSRGMRRALFILVSVLAAILAMLCISQPFDLPAQFVFVLLLWGIAMVVRRVPGRLPGLMLIVLSLTVSCRYLWWRYTATLNWDDPLSLVCGLLLLVAETYAWVVLVLGYFQTVWPLNRQPVPLPADSATWPTIDLMVPTYNEDLGVVKPTIYAALGIDWPKEKVNIYILDDGNRPEFRAFAAEVGVKYIARPTHEHAKAGNINNALKQATGEFVAIFDCDHVPTRSFLQLTMGWFFKDKKLAMLQTPHHFFSPDPFERNLGRFRQTPNEGTLFYGLVQDGNDMWDATFFCGSCAILRRSALDEIGGIAVETVTEDAHTSLRLHRRGHTSAYIRIPQAAGLATESLSAHIGQRIRWARGMVQIFRLDNPLLGKGLKLAQRLCYANAMLHFLSGIPRLIFLTAPLAFLLLHAYIIFAPALAIALYVLPHMIHASLTNSRIQGKYRHSFWSEIYETVLAWYIARPTTVALFNPHKGKFNVTAKGGLVEEEHVDWVITRPYMFLVVLNLAGLAFGVWRLAYGPTDEVMTVIISLVWVLYNMTILGGAVAVAVEAKQVRQAHRVEIAMPAAIARADGHLYPCTLRDYSDGGVGIEMRVENALKDGDKLSLLLKRGQQEYSFPCVVTRAFGNKVGVRLVDLSTREHIDFIQCTFARADTWALWQDGFPEDRPIESLRDVLALGFRGYVRMADYAPPLVRGLLVGVTSLTAWVVSFIPRGVGRDPTLGQQETVG
- the bcsE gene encoding cellulose biosynthesis protein BcsE, with the translated sequence MAHSFSLGIRQIWEELSVMQAPGLYWINIDRQSDAALLCRQAIAAQPATNKVALICSGDKPDRLLAELASPALQKLPLYQLPEKKAALTQLSDDLMRALRPQNRLLILLAHASLWQTFTTEELREWTRTLAAWLRRQGCTLLILSHGGGINKLKGQLSAQHRILNGLSSLQWQQDSAQYLVNWWSTENGINANQLLTLYAAEGGWQGEDENSQPSPTALRSDEGLYLAERSILEGAPPLSANWQLLESNDELAQHGMLRLSATLIFALYQSDQIDHLAHQIHTLRRSRGSGLKIAVREMSASLRYSDERLLLACGANLIVPHVAPLSRFLTMLEGIQGQRFSRHVPADIGALLAGLRPLQLKGYMRPEPFSQAVLSLMGNTLLPEDGKGVMVALRPATGLRAEQAMTLCHLRRFGDVMTVVQGRLVLFLSTCRINDLDTALKFIFRLPVDEAFSNRVVWHQDVDIISEIKRMAQGRWQISATGTAGAAPRPSAAAAEVPTERRQPVAFTLPLGPQEEPHAEP
- the bcsQ gene encoding cellulose biosynthesis protein BcsQ, which encodes MPVIALQGLRGGMGTTSVTAALAWALQQLGESVLAIDFTPDNLLRLHFNTPFELARGWARAEQDGGRWQEGALRYCENLDFLPFGRLNAAERLEVQRQCQQQPERWRDNVRQLIAGDPQRWILLDVPVGDGVLAQQALQLADSVFVLLNPDANCQVRLHQQTLPNDCRFLVNHYSSASQLQQDLHQLWLQTLSGLLPVVIHRDEALAEALAVKQPLGEYRPESLAADEVLTLANWCLINLKRGVAP